The Gymnogyps californianus isolate 813 chromosome 6, ASM1813914v2, whole genome shotgun sequence genomic interval TGTGTGGATTCTCTTGTGTTTAATAAGGGTTGAGTGTGCACTGCAACCTTCCTGTTGGTGCGGATATTAGGAGGGATTCTGACTTCTACCCAGATGCCTACTTTAATTACAACTGTAGGAAATTAACTTTTTGAGACACCTACCTCTCAGTCAGATTTTACTTCAGCCAACAGCCTCAAAATTTTGGGGTGGGGCACTCGCATaaaaacatgcacacaaaacAGCATGATCACATACACTTCCCTTTATAATGCATGCTAAAAAGGAGCTAGAGATACTTGTAGAGCATAATGAGATCCTGGGAACTGGAGATACACAAAGACACTGAAAACAGTTGTTTTTATAAGGATAATGCTAGCTACCTTCCGCTACAGAGCCCTGTAGCACTACTATCTGCTGAATATGCAAAAgcattgctctttctttttcagtgctaTATTGCCTTAATTCCATCTACTGTCCCATTTACAATTCTTCACAGATATATTCTGTTCTTCAGGGTCATTTTATTGATTGTTAAATAAGAGTAAATGTATTGAATCAAATTAGCAAGTGTGTAGATAATTCTTACAAACTAAGATTTCGTCCTTAGTACTGGAATGAAAATCAGAGACCTACTGTGGTTTGCAGATGTCGGCAAAATCCATGTATGTGGAACTACAGATGGTTCCAAATAAGACAAGGTGTGGAGTTGGCTCTTACCTTACAGCGTATGTTATTTTGACAGCTACTActgttttaacaaaatacatattttatcaGAGAAGATTCTAGGTAAATTGTTTGAATTATGAGTTAGTCTTATAGACAAACACATTAACAAGCAACGTATTCCAATTTTCAGTGTCACAGCAGGAATAACACAGTGGGCTGCATTATGAAGACTGTGGTCTCCAAGGCACAAAGCAACTAGGATCTTAAAAAACATGACCAAATGTTAACAATCTGTTATGAACTGTACAATCCAgccagtttattttaaatatgttgatTTTTACAGGCTAAGCTGCAGGCTTTGCTGTTCaaaatttgtttataaaatttCCTGTCTGTTCTAATTACTAAGAATATCATAACAGTACAATGGAAATCAGGTACTTACTagcttgaaaattatttgtattagcACGAGTGGATGAAGTAGTTTTAATTAGGAGGCAAcaaggaaatataaaatacctcatctaaaaataaatacctgtttGTCGTGTTAATTAATTACATGAGTTGATATTTTCTGTTCATATCCCAATCTCTTTTTTCTCATGACAGGATTGCTGTATaaattcttccaaaagaaaggaTTATACCCTATTTGCATTAGGATACTTTATTGAAAGTAGGCTGTAAATATATGCAAGACATTTATATGACAACATGTATATTATTGTAACAGCAAATGAAAGACTGTTGAAATACATCAGGAAACACctttggctgaaaaataaagaggcaGGTTTTGGGTGCTTGTGTCTGAGGAAATGCATGAACAACCTTCTGCCAAAATGCAACAAATCCAAACTAGAGATGTCTTAGGTGTCTACGTTTTTGGTTTCTTTACATAGGTTTtcagttcaaaacaaaaaataagtagCAAAATACTGTTTGGGTGAAAACACAGCTTCTAATACTCAGATTTGATAGCATTCTCAGTGTAAACAGATGCGAAGTGCTATCCTGCTCTTTAAGAAACCTGAAATTTGATCGTGGTCTCCAAAGGAAGGAGATTCTTGGAAAGCGCCAGATCCTCGTCCCTGACACTTACGCAAGTACAAAttgaagactgaaaaaggaCTCTTCCCAGGGCGATGCTGTGGGGAAATCTCCCTCCGTGCAGTTACGAAGGTCGCTTGATGCTGGGGACTTTCCACGCCATTCCCCACCCGGCAGCAAGCTCCGTCTGACCGCGGGCTCGTCcctccgctccccgccgctGCACGGGGAGCTGCAGCCCGCCGGCGTGCGGCACACGAAGGCCACGGAAAGTTGCTGCTCGTCCATCCCAGCGCTCCGGGCCGAAAGCCGCGGGTCTCCCCCAGCCAGCACGACGCAGCTCCAGCGCCGaggggctgccgccgcccgccccgcacTCGCGCCGCAGCGGGACGCTCCCTTCCTCGGACGGAGCCGCGGCGAGGCGAAAGGCGGGCGGCCCCAAGCAGCCGGCGCGGTGAGTAGCCCCGGGgcagcccgccccgccgcccgccgccgccgcgggggaaactgaggcaggcggcgggggcggcggaCGGAGATGCCCCCGCGGGCGGCCGCCCTCCCAGCCGCGGACGGCGCCGGCTGCCAggagccccgccgcccctcggGGGGCGTCCCGCCGGCAGGAGCGGCCCGGGGGGCacgggggagcggggccggcccTCCCTCCGGGGGAGCGGCGCCGGCGCTGCCCCGCAGGCGGagccgcggcggccgggggaGCGCCCCTGATGGGGAACGctgcggcggggggcggcccgCGGGCGCTGCGGGCCCTCACCGGGTGCCTGCTGGGCGCCCTGGTGCTGAGCACGCTGGTGGGCAACGCGCTGGTGTGCCTGGCCGTCCTGCGCTTCCGCCACCTGCGCGCCAAGGTCACCAACTGGTTCGTGCTGTCGCTGGCCGTCTCAGACCTCTGCGTGGCCCTCCTGGTGATGCCCTGGAAGGCGGTCACCGAGGTGGCCGGCGGCTCCTGGCTCTTCGGCAGCCGCTTTTGTGACACCTGGGTGGCCTTCGACATCATGTGCTCCACCGCCTCCATCCTCCACCTCTGCATCATCAGCCTGGACCGGTACTGGGCCATCGCCAGCCCCTTTCGCTATGAGCGCAGGATGACGCAGCGCCTTGCCTGCGCCATGATAGCCATGGCCTGGGCCCTCTCTATCCTCATCTCCTTCGTCCCAGTGCAGCTACACTGGCATAAAGCCAAGGACAGGAGATACCCGGGCTCCTGGCTGCCTGGGACGCCCCGCTGTGATGTCAGCCTGAACCGCACTTACGCCATCACCTCCTCCCTTATTAGCTTCTACATCCCCGTGGCCATCATGATCATCACCTATACCAGGATCTACCGAATTGCCCAGGCCCAGATCCGCCGCATCTCCACCCTCGAGCGAGCAGGGGGGCAGTGGCCAGCTCACGGCAAGGAGCCCACCTCCTCTTTGCGGAGTTGCCTGCGCAAGGAGACCAAGGTGCTGCAGACCCTCTCTATCATAATGGGAGTCTTCgtttgctgctggctgcccttCTTCCTGCTCAACTGtctgctgcctttctgccaGCCCGAGCTCGAGAGAGACCACGAAGGACAGACGCCCTGCGTTGGCCAAACCACCTTCAACATCTTTGTGTGGTTTGGCTGGGCCAACTCCTCAGTGAATCCAGTGATCTATGCTTTCAACGCAGACTTCAGACGGGCTTTCAGCAACCTCCTGGGCTGCCGGTGCTTCTGCTGTGGCACACCCAGATCCACTGTGGAGAGGGTCAACTTCAGCAATGAGCTGGTTTCCTATCACCATGACACCACCTGCCAGAAGGAAGGAGCTGCCTCGTCGTCAGTACCCCCCCCTGCCATCACTGCCTGGGTGCAGCCTGTACCCCATGCCATAAGCCTTcagggagagggcagcagtGAGGAGATGTCTATGGAAAAGAGGCCTGTGACTTCTCAGACACAGGCTGCCCCTGACAGCAGCCCCAAGAGTCATCAGGTGCCAGCTATTTTGCAACTGGATTGTGAGGCAGAGCTATCCCTGGAAACTATTACCCCCTGTACGGGGCTTGGTCGGTGTGAGGGACCCCATCACCCTGTTCCAGAGGGATAAGTGATGGCGCGTTTCTCACACACGCAGCCGTCCCACAGGGAGAGTTCACTCTGCCTCCACATAAGCTGCACCCGTCCCCCAGCAAACAAAGTCCCATCCCACCTGCTGCTCTTACCCCAGAGGGGTGAGAGGCGTATGAAGTCCATTCCAAAAGCGTATAGCAGCCACATATTAACCTCTTCCCACGGCCGCCTTCACCCCTTACTCTCTTTCACAGTCAGTAGACATTTCCCACACATTTGTTTACCCCCACTCTTCAATCAAACTTGTGATATTTATTAAGAATAGTGAGATAATtagatcaaaataaaaacaactcaTAGTTTGAGACTTTATAATGTAATCTTACCTAGATAAGTTAACCTTAGATTTAGCTTCATTGCTAAAACTCGTTTCTCCCCCCTCTCATGGTTTCACATCATACATATGCATAGTTCTGGTCTTAAAGGTTTGTGTTTCGTTCTActtctgtgtttatttcaaGCCACGTGTCTGGATTTACATGTCTGAATCTGTGTTTAGgctcttaaataaaaattgctctATTAAAACATCACTATCTTATGTTGAGTCAAAAGATGGCTCAAAACCCTGGAAAATTAAGTTGCTTTTATGTAGGACCCCAAACACAGTTTCAGGTGCCTAACTTTGGTATCCAGGCTGGATGATATTGAGCTAGGATCTTCCTCATCCTCAAATGTTAGAAAATGTATTCTTGTATTAGGCTGAAGTTACAGCAGGATGGTGTTTGAGAACTAACACTACAACTGCAGAGTGATTTAAGCTGCTATCAGCTGAGGCAGCTGcaatccttcctttctcctacTAGTTCAGGCAGCCAATCCTTCCAGAAAGCAAGCTGgtccacaaaataaaaagtgaccAGGTCATCTCTCTGAACCCATTTCACTACTTGTAGACGTGAACAGGAACAAAAGGCAGAGCAAGTGGGTGTTGGATGGCttgcaggagagaaaatacTGGGGGAACTTGACGATCATTTCTGTATGTGTAAAAGGGTTCAGCAGATGTTAAGGGAATACAGTGGCACCTCACTGTCTTCCACATCTCTGTCTACCACTTAGgagttctgctgctgcccatTCAATACTGTGCTCCACTAATCACCATCATTACCccatttttctgtccttcaccTATGATTGAGTGGATTGACCTTGATTCATCTAAGGAAGATGATGAAGATGCAACTGTCCAGAAAGAGACATCAAGAATGCTTACACTACAAGAATTTTCTTGGACATTCAGTCTCATAGATGGCACAGCTGATATCTTTCAGAAGAGTGATCCATGCTGAAAAGCCAGCTGCTGAAAAGCCAGACTCTCCTCCCAGTgatcctgctcctgctccctgtgAATTTAAACCGTGCGTAGTTCTTAAGTCCCTGTACGCATTTCCCCTCATCACATTAATTCTTAtgggaaaaattgcttttgctaTCCTGCTCTTTTCAGGAATGTGTCCTTGATGGATACTTGGGTGTGACTCTAATCTGTTCTTCATGGCCAAGACTggcaggacaagaggtaatgggcTTAACTGTAAGAAAGACAAAGCCTAGACTTCGGAAAAACTTCCTAAGAATAAGGATAATTAAGCACCGGAGTAAATTGCCTAGGGAGGTTATAACATCTCTCTCAGTAAAAATCTTTAAGATGACATTGCTAAACATCTGTCAGAAATGACATTGGCATTGTTAATCCTGTCTGGGGGCAGAGGCATAGTGTAATGGTCTCTTGAGATCTTTTCTAGTCCTGCCTCACTATGACAACATGACTCCTTAAGCATTGAGCTCAagatgtctgattttttttttttttttttttgcatacaaTGATCCTTAGCTATTTTCTTGAAGGCAAAAAAGCATACAGATGAGAACTTTGAGACCCCATTGgtatatttcctttcttctcgTAGTGATTACCcatttttcttagcatttaACAACTATAATTCAGGATGCCTAGTGCCTCatctggagagcagccctgaaaTAAACCTAGTGTTTCCTTAAAAGAGACACAACAtctgtgttttttggttttattccctTTGATTATTTTCTAGGTGATCATACGTGAACTGTACATGGATTCAGATGCTAAAGG includes:
- the LOC127017961 gene encoding D(1)-like dopamine receptor gives rise to the protein MGNAAAGGGPRALRALTGCLLGALVLSTLVGNALVCLAVLRFRHLRAKVTNWFVLSLAVSDLCVALLVMPWKAVTEVAGGSWLFGSRFCDTWVAFDIMCSTASILHLCIISLDRYWAIASPFRYERRMTQRLACAMIAMAWALSILISFVPVQLHWHKAKDRRYPGSWLPGTPRCDVSLNRTYAITSSLISFYIPVAIMIITYTRIYRIAQAQIRRISTLERAGGQWPAHGKEPTSSLRSCLRKETKVLQTLSIIMGVFVCCWLPFFLLNCLLPFCQPELERDHEGQTPCVGQTTFNIFVWFGWANSSVNPVIYAFNADFRRAFSNLLGCRCFCCGTPRSTVERVNFSNELVSYHHDTTCQKEGAASSSVPPPAITAWVQPVPHAISLQGEGSSEEMSMEKRPVTSQTQAAPDSSPKSHQVPAILQLDCEAELSLETITPCTGLGRCEGPHHPVPEG